In Capsicum annuum cultivar UCD-10X-F1 chromosome 11, UCD10Xv1.1, whole genome shotgun sequence, one genomic interval encodes:
- the LOC107848554 gene encoding aquaporin TIP1-3, whose translation MPIPKIVIENLKANMAIPKIVIGNLKENMPIPKIVIGNLKEARHPDTLRAAAAEFFSMFMFVFVAQGSAVATKLTSGGKPTQAGLIWEAIAHSFSLFVAITVGANISAGHVNPAVTFGAFVGGHISFCRSVLYWIAQLLGSVVACLLLKIGHNGLETSAFSLTAVAKPMNSVVFEMVMTFSLVYTVYATTLNPKRDYMRMIAPIAIGFIVGANVLARGINCASMNPALSFGPSAVSWTWNSHWIYWIGPFVGSASAALVYETIFSDHNTYEQLSADDFRGYYHPIV comes from the exons ATGCCAATTCCAAAAATTGTCATTGAAAATTTGAAAGCAAATATGGCAATTCCAAAAATTGTCATtggaaatttgaaagaaaatatgCCAATTCCAAAAATTGTGATTGGAAATTTGAAAGAGGCTAGACATCCTGATACCCTCAGGGCTGCCGCAGCTGAATtcttttccatgtttatgtttgtTTTTGTAGCTCAAGGATCTGCCGTAGCCA CCAAGTTAACAAGTGGAGGGAAACCCACGCAAGCCGGGCTGATTTGGGAGGCAATAGCacattcattttctctttttgtagCAATTACTGTGGGAGCAAACATATCTGCGGGTCATGTAAATCCTGCTGTCACATTTGGCGCTTTTGTGGGAGGTCATATTAGCTTTTGTAGAAGTGTTTTGTATTGGATTGCTCAATTGCTTGGATCTGTCGTGGCTTGCTTGCTCCTAAAAATTGGCCATAATGGTTTG GAAACATCAGCATTCTCTCTCACAGCAGTAGCAAAACCAATGAACTCAGTTGTTTTTGAGATGGTAATGACATTTAGTCTTGTTTACACAGTTTATGCAACTACACTTAACCCTAAAAGAGATTACATGAGAATGATTGCCCCTATTGCAATTGGTTTCATTGTTGGTGCAAACGTCTTGGCTCGCGGTATTAACTGTGCATCAATGAACCCGGCTTTGTCCTTCGGTCCATCAGCTGTTAGTTGGACATGGAACAGTCACTGGATCTACTGGATCGGTCCATTTGTTGGCTCAGCCTCCGCTGCTTTAGTGTATGAAACTATATTTAGTGACCATAACACTTACGAGCAACTCTCCGCAGATGATTTTAGAGGATATTATCATCCAATAGTTTGA